The following is a genomic window from Triplophysa rosa linkage group LG11, Trosa_1v2, whole genome shotgun sequence.
caaacaatatGAATGCCTACAATATTAACAACATTATTATAACAATTCTGTTTTGTGCATCAGTATAGTGATCATGCCGTCAGAGACGTCTCTAGGCATCAGTGAAGGTAAACCTTCAGCCAGCGGCGTCACTCAACCGTTTGTTACTGAAACATACCACTGTTTGGCCTCTTATGAGACCAAGGACACCAAAAACCGCCCCTTCAAGGTTGAACCTTATGAGACAGTGGACGTGCTCATTAAAGACAAAGGAGGTGAAATTTTACACATCACAGCAACTGAAATGTTGTTTTCTTATCTGAATTTCTTGCTTGAGCATGCTAATGTGGCAACTTcgagaaagtttttttttgtctgttgaCGTCAATATTCTTGACTTGTCCTGGTAGGATGGTGGTTGGTGGAGAATGAATCTAAACATCTGGCCTGGTTTCCTGCACCATACCTGGTGAAAGCCGAGACAGACGATGATGCTACTGATGTGATGGAGGACGGAAGTAAGGGCAGATTTAATCGAACCTCACAAATGTATTTCCTGGAAATGAGGCCAGTTTGACTGTTAATGAGCATTCATACTACATACTACGAAACTTGAGATTTACAAGTTATGTTACAAATGATCAGGATTAGGAAGGCTGTTATTACATGTAATTTTCACGAAATTTACGAGATGGTAACGATAATAACCCTTGTTGGCAATTATTTGGCATTCGGACCTGACTGCTGCTGATTGCTTCAGGCATCATCAGACACATCAGATCACTTTAAGCTTAGCTTTTCTGCACTTTCATACTCGCTGTTGATCATTTGCATATAGTCAATTTCTGCTCAACCTTGCCTGATTGCCAGTAGTCAAGCCACCGAGCTTCATTGTCCAGCTTTGTCGCTGGATGAATGCCTCTTAGGAAAAGCACTTACccttgtacagtatatagacaAGGAATTTATTAgctgttgtatactgtacatactgacCACATTTCAATTCCTCAGGTGTTCTCTACGTTGCTTCCAGAAGTTACAAAGCCATGAACAGTGACGAGATATCTGTCGAGATTGGCTCCGTGGTGGAGGTGTTACAGAAATCTGACAATGGCTGGTGGATAATCAGGTAAGTCTTCCTATCATTTACACCACGAAGTCTACACCTGTTATTAAGTGAGAGAGTATGCGGTACCTCCTGGATTTACAGGAACGTGCCATATACTCTACATcctcatttttgtgtaaacaagTTTTGTcggtttgcacattttccttttgtgcttgtttaccTCAAGCGAAATAAAACTGAATAGCCCAGTCAATTTATATAAGCTCTTTGTTCCTTCGTTTAAATGAATCAAGGGCTGATTCTTGACTACCTTTTTCGTTCTTTAGATACAACCGAAAGGCTGGCTATGTACCGTCTATGTACCTGCAACAGTACAATAACCCACTGATTCGTATAATGCCAATTCAGAAGGAGATTTCCACCTCCACTCTTGACCTGTCAAAACTTCAGGGTACTGAAGGCAGTTCCTTGTGGGTCTCCAACCGCGAGCTCAGCAGATCCCAGGGAAACCTAGCGTTGCCTTCAGGAAGCAGCCTGTCCCCTAGAGATATGCAGATGTCACGTTCATTGAGCATACTCCCAGATAATAGCACAACACACCAGACTCCACCATCCATCCATGTGGAATTTGTCAAGAACCATCAGCGGGGCAGTCTGAGTGAGGACAGCGAGGAAAATAGCTTCAGTGATGACAGCAGCTCCTTAGGCAGCGAATCTCCGAGTCTCTCCGGCGCAGGGGAACCGTTCGGCCGTGGGTGCACCCCCACGCCGAACTCTTCAGGCAGCCTTAGCCCCGACAGTGCCACACAAGGCAAGATGATTGACAACAGATCAGATCCCAGCATCACCAAGATGCCCGGCACCCCCAAAGTACCTCCCAGACCCAAAGCTCAAGAGATACTCAAACGCTGCACAACAGTCACACGCAAGAACCTGCAGAGAACCAGTTAGGTGCTTACTGATGTGAAACATCAGGTTTTGTTACAGGAGAACATTCCAGGTCAGCAGATGGCATAAAGCTGATCAGAAGAGAAGACTCTTGTCCTTAAACCACGATTGCACATTTATTCCTTTAACACTTAAAGTTTGCCTGTTATTCTCAGAACAGATTATTATTATAGCTGtataatacaaaatgttttgctGCCCGTTTTCCTATGTTGCTGTCTGGATGGGAAGGCAGTAGTTTTTGCTTTCACTAAAGAGAAAGTGAAAATAAAcacagcacatactgtatatcatttcATCAGTtctttttctaaatatttatcTCAAATGTGTGTCTGTCTTAGTTTATCCTCTTAAAAACCCTTCCATAGTGGAAATGATGATATGTGCCTTATATGCATTCTGTACCTGTACATGTATTACAGTATATCTGAACATTAAGTCTTTATTTTTTGTCTGtacaataaaatcaaataaaacaggtATGTGTGGAAGAGGCTTTATTAGTGTGgagtgtgtactgtagttatatTACATATAGCTATAGGATTATGTAATTCATTGTACATTACATATATAACCacatgaaaaatgaaatttcaaatCAGCGTTTCATGATGTATtctggccattccagtccagtgtttgtataatttcaacaaaatcatacCTCAGGAGTgtcataaagtcatccaacagcaatgtgaaagactgacagcatgacaagacacatgaaaacaaattttatcttttcctaaatacatgtagaaatattactgttgtattgcataAAAGTGAAATtcagttattttgacctgtttctccagttttcattttctgcaaataaatgcaaatagaaacaagatttttatttaaaatttggtaaaaatattgttagaagttcacagaatgaagcaAAAACGATCATTCTAAACACATACCtctaaatagtacattttaaaatcagaaaaacatcTCTGAAATGATCTCCTAATTTTTTTTCGCGGCTGTATCACCAAAACCATGgcacactcaaacacacatgctTTGGGCAAAGATATGAATCAGCAGCCTTAGAAGGCAAAACACTTGTCACGCAACACAAGAGGTCAAGAGGTATAAAATAGAAGAAAAGTCCTTCGTctagttcatgttcatttcatcatttaccaTTGAGAAAGTTGCATCTGTTAACATTGcaaatgcacaataaacatatttttttcaagtATAAACATTtagattaataaatgttgtaaAAATATGTTGCTCATAGCTCATGTTAGCTAAAGCATTTTCTTATGTTACGCATAACAAGACCTTACTGTAAAATGTTACGTTAAGTATGGCaggcacatttaacatttattcattcaagt
Proteins encoded in this region:
- the noxo1a gene encoding NADPH oxidase organizer 1a, which encodes MDEQRHPVNIHLTGVMQKQTSKLYMTTVLWSDHSEITVYRSLKDYKTLHRQLKKKFPPSNHIQGSERIVPKFKAARVIKNLQKWNPSKSVLRLKALDEYCTELLKRDPRISQSTELMQFLQPNPQDLSSDLAKNSIVIMPSETSLGISEGKPSASGVTQPFVTETYHCLASYETKDTKNRPFKVEPYETVDVLIKDKGGWWLVENESKHLAWFPAPYLVKAETDDDATDVMEDGSVLYVASRSYKAMNSDEISVEIGSVVEVLQKSDNGWWIIRYNRKAGYVPSMYLQQYNNPLIRIMPIQKEISTSTLDLSKLQGTEGSSLWVSNRELSRSQGNLALPSGSSLSPRDMQMSRSLSILPDNSTTHQTPPSIHVEFVKNHQRGSLSEDSEENSFSDDSSSLGSESPSLSGAGEPFGRGCTPTPNSSGSLSPDSATQGKMIDNRSDPSITKMPGTPKVPPRPKAQEILKRCTTVTRKNLQRTS